A window of the Rhodoferax sp. GW822-FHT02A01 genome harbors these coding sequences:
- the nifE gene encoding nitrogenase iron-molybdenum cofactor biosynthesis protein NifE, whose product MSVSLKAKIAEVFEEPGCDKNQGKSEKERKKGCTKQLNPGAAAGGCAFDGAKIALQPIADVAHLVHGPIACEGNSWDNRHSASSHSQIYRSGFTTDINELDVIYGGEKRLFKSIREILEKYDPPAIFVYQTCVTALVGDDIEAVCQRASEKFGKPVIPVNAPGFAGPKNLGNKLGAEALLDYVIGTVEPEFTTPYDINIIGEYNLVGELWQVKPLLDALGIRVLSCISGDGRYNEVASAHRAKVNMMVCSKSMINIATKMEQRWGIPYFEGSFYGIGDMSDTLRQIAKLLVQQGAPDDLLERTERLIEVEEARAWKRIAHYKQRLAGKRVLLITGGVKSWSVVAALQEGGMEIVGTSIKKSTKEDKEKIKEIMGDDAHMIDDMTPREMYAMLRDARADIMLSGGRSQFVALKARMPWLDINQERYYPYGGYEGMVELVKQIDRALFNPVWQQVRIAAPWGDDGETLGAVQPAAKPLDFLATAAARSLGLEPEEVPV is encoded by the coding sequence ATGTCCGTATCGCTCAAAGCCAAGATTGCCGAAGTGTTCGAAGAACCGGGCTGCGACAAGAACCAGGGCAAGAGCGAGAAAGAACGCAAGAAGGGCTGCACCAAGCAGCTCAACCCCGGCGCAGCGGCTGGCGGCTGCGCCTTTGATGGCGCCAAGATCGCATTGCAACCGATTGCCGATGTGGCGCACCTGGTCCACGGCCCGATTGCCTGCGAAGGCAACTCCTGGGACAACCGGCACAGCGCGTCCTCGCACTCGCAGATCTACCGCTCCGGCTTTACCACCGACATCAACGAGTTGGATGTGATTTATGGTGGCGAGAAGCGCCTGTTCAAGTCCATCCGCGAGATCCTGGAAAAGTACGACCCACCCGCCATCTTTGTCTACCAGACCTGCGTCACCGCCTTGGTGGGGGATGACATTGAGGCGGTGTGCCAGCGTGCCAGCGAAAAGTTCGGCAAGCCGGTCATCCCGGTCAACGCGCCGGGCTTCGCCGGCCCCAAGAACCTGGGCAACAAGCTGGGCGCAGAGGCGCTGCTGGACTATGTGATCGGCACGGTGGAGCCGGAGTTCACCACGCCTTATGACATCAACATCATTGGCGAATACAACCTGGTGGGCGAGCTGTGGCAGGTCAAGCCCTTGCTGGACGCGCTGGGCATACGGGTGCTGTCCTGCATCTCGGGTGATGGCCGCTACAACGAAGTGGCCAGCGCCCACCGCGCCAAGGTCAACATGATGGTGTGCTCCAAGTCCATGATCAATATCGCCACCAAGATGGAGCAGCGCTGGGGCATTCCGTATTTCGAGGGCTCGTTCTACGGCATTGGCGACATGAGCGATACGCTGCGTCAGATTGCCAAACTGCTGGTGCAGCAGGGTGCGCCGGACGATTTGCTGGAGCGTACCGAGCGCCTGATCGAGGTGGAAGAGGCGCGCGCCTGGAAGCGCATTGCGCACTACAAACAACGCCTGGCGGGCAAGCGCGTGCTGCTGATCACCGGTGGGGTGAAGTCCTGGTCGGTGGTGGCGGCGCTGCAAGAGGGCGGCATGGAGATCGTCGGCACCAGCATCAAGAAGAGCACCAAGGAAGACAAGGAAAAGATCAAGGAGATCATGGGCGACGACGCCCACATGATCGACGACATGACCCCGCGCGAGATGTACGCCATGCTGCGCGATGCACGTGCCGACATCATGCTCTCGGGTGGACGCTCGCAGTTCGTGGCGCTCAAGGCGCGCATGCCCTGGCTGGACATCAACCAGGAGCGCTACTACCCCTATGGCGGCTACGAAGGCATGGTGGAGCTGGTCAAGCAGATCGACCGCGCCCTGTTCAACCCGGTGTGGCAGCAAGTGCGCATTGCCGCGCCCTGGGGTGACGATGGTGAGACGCTGGGTGCGGTGCAACCGGCAGCCAAACCGCTGGATTTCCTGGCGACAGCTGCAGCCAGATCGCTGGGGCTGGAGCCCGAAGAAGTGCCCGTCTGA
- a CDS encoding ferritin family protein yields the protein MNSVEEFLAHTIQLESEAALRFGQLADAMMTAGNRDVGKLFRRLADYSLLHLGDARARSGYRDLPVLQSSDFRWPDIESPEAAAIWAADPFIGIEQALQVALDAETAGLNFYSSVLEATQDPEIRVLAKEFVDEEAEHVAELKRWIQLHLAGARLPTQD from the coding sequence ATGAACAGCGTTGAAGAATTTCTGGCCCACACCATCCAGCTGGAGAGCGAGGCTGCATTGCGTTTCGGTCAACTGGCCGATGCCATGATGACCGCCGGCAACCGGGATGTCGGCAAGCTGTTCCGGCGTCTGGCGGACTACTCCCTGCTGCATCTGGGCGATGCGCGTGCGCGTTCGGGCTATCGCGATCTGCCGGTGCTGCAGAGCAGTGACTTCCGCTGGCCCGATATCGAGAGCCCGGAAGCCGCAGCTATCTGGGCGGCGGACCCGTTCATCGGCATCGAGCAGGCGCTGCAGGTGGCGCTGGACGCCGAAACGGCTGGCCTCAACTTCTACAGCAGCGTGCTGGAGGCCACACAGGACCCGGAGATCCGCGTATTAGCCAAGGAATTTGTGGATGAGGAGGCCGAGCACGTGGCTGAACTCAAGCGCTGGATTCAGTTGCATCTGGCGGGTGCCAGACTACCCACGCAGGATTGA
- a CDS encoding 2Fe-2S iron-sulfur cluster-binding protein, protein MANVTFSSPRLKKDVTVYAVAGDTKTLLATAKAHNIPLDSECENGECGSCQVRVSVLSGNTPIGVALTEKEKTVLKLAGKITAQQISDAETKDLPPPWRLACQMVVRDEDIVVNF, encoded by the coding sequence ATGGCCAACGTAACTTTCAGCTCGCCGCGCCTGAAGAAAGATGTCACGGTCTATGCCGTGGCAGGTGACACCAAGACCTTGCTGGCTACGGCCAAGGCCCACAATATTCCGTTGGACTCGGAGTGCGAGAACGGCGAATGCGGTTCCTGCCAGGTGCGGGTTTCCGTGCTGTCGGGCAACACGCCTATCGGTGTGGCGCTGACGGAAAAAGAGAAGACAGTTCTGAAGCTGGCCGGCAAGATCACGGCGCAGCAAATCAGTGACGCCGAAACCAAGGACTTGCCGCCACCCTGGCGCCTGGCTTGCCAGATGGTGGTGCGTGATGAAGACATCGTCGTGAATTTCTGA
- the nifK gene encoding nitrogenase molybdenum-iron protein subunit beta, which produces MSQSADKVIDHEMLFREPEYQKMLADKKEFEFNHSDDKIKSVVEWTKTEDYKQKNFARDSLTVNPAKACQPLGAVYVANGFAKTLSFVHGSQGCVAYYRSHFSRHFKEPTSCVSSSMTEDAAVFGGLNNMVDGLANAYSLYKPDMIAVSTTCMAEVIGDDVDAFIKTSKQKGSIPEEFDVPFAHTPAFVGSHITGYDNALLGVLRHFWDGKAKTTEPLVRVPDDSINFIGGFDGFVVGNMKEIRRIFDLFGVKVNIICDPSGNWNTPTDGEFRMYAGGTTKEEVIAALHAKATIVFQEYCCEKTSKFIAEHGQEVVVLNAPMGVAGTDKFLMEISRLTGKPIPAQLEKERGELVDAMADSQAHLHGKRYALYGDPDQMLGYAAFLMELGAEPSHVLSTNGTETWADKMQALFDSSPYGAGCKAYPKRDLWHLRSLLFTEPVDFMIGNTYGKFLERDTKTPLVRMVFPIFDRHHYHRYATWGYDGAMRVLVMLLDEFFEALDGNTMEIAKTDYSYDIIR; this is translated from the coding sequence ATGTCTCAATCTGCTGACAAAGTCATTGACCACGAAATGCTGTTTCGTGAGCCCGAGTACCAGAAGATGCTCGCCGACAAGAAGGAGTTCGAATTCAACCACTCCGATGACAAGATCAAGTCTGTCGTCGAGTGGACCAAGACCGAGGACTACAAGCAAAAAAACTTTGCCCGTGATTCCCTCACTGTGAACCCGGCCAAGGCCTGCCAGCCGCTGGGCGCCGTGTACGTGGCCAACGGCTTTGCCAAGACCCTGAGTTTTGTGCACGGCAGCCAGGGCTGCGTGGCCTATTACCGCTCGCACTTCTCGCGCCATTTCAAGGAACCCACCTCCTGCGTGTCATCGTCCATGACGGAAGATGCAGCCGTGTTCGGTGGCCTCAACAACATGGTCGACGGCCTGGCCAACGCCTACAGCCTGTACAAGCCCGACATGATTGCCGTCTCCACCACCTGCATGGCCGAAGTCATTGGCGACGACGTGGACGCCTTCATCAAGACCAGCAAGCAAAAGGGCAGCATTCCCGAAGAGTTCGACGTGCCCTTTGCCCACACCCCCGCTTTTGTGGGCAGCCACATCACCGGTTACGACAATGCGCTTCTGGGTGTGCTGCGCCACTTCTGGGACGGCAAGGCCAAGACCACCGAACCGCTGGTGCGCGTGCCCGATGACAGCATCAACTTCATTGGTGGCTTTGACGGCTTCGTCGTCGGCAACATGAAGGAAATCCGCCGCATATTCGATCTGTTTGGGGTCAAGGTCAACATCATCTGCGACCCGTCCGGCAACTGGAACACACCGACCGATGGCGAGTTCCGCATGTACGCCGGTGGCACGACCAAGGAAGAAGTGATTGCCGCCCTGCACGCCAAGGCAACCATCGTGTTCCAGGAATACTGCTGCGAAAAGACCAGCAAGTTCATCGCCGAGCACGGCCAGGAAGTCGTGGTGCTCAACGCCCCCATGGGTGTGGCTGGCACCGATAAGTTCCTCATGGAAATCTCGCGCCTGACCGGCAAGCCCATTCCGGCCCAGCTGGAAAAGGAACGCGGCGAACTGGTGGACGCCATGGCAGACAGCCAGGCCCACTTGCACGGCAAGCGCTATGCCCTGTATGGCGACCCCGACCAGATGCTGGGTTATGCAGCCTTCCTGATGGAGCTCGGTGCAGAACCGTCCCATGTGCTGTCCACCAATGGCACCGAAACCTGGGCAGACAAGATGCAGGCGCTGTTTGACTCCTCGCCCTACGGTGCGGGCTGCAAGGCCTACCCCAAGCGCGACCTGTGGCATCTGCGTTCCCTGCTGTTCACTGAGCCGGTGGACTTCATGATCGGCAACACCTACGGCAAGTTCCTGGAACGTGACACCAAGACACCGCTGGTGCGCATGGTGTTCCCGATCTTCGATCGCCACCACTACCACCGCTACGCCACCTGGGGCTATGACGGCGCGATGCGCGTTCTGGTGATGTTGCTCGACGAGTTCTTTGAAGCACTCGATGGCAACACCATGGAAATCGCAAAGACCGACTACTCCTACGACATCATTCGCTGA
- the nifD gene encoding nitrogenase molybdenum-iron protein alpha chain, which translates to MTATVEERKASNKALIDEVLKAYPEKMAKRRAKHLGTFEEGKPDCGVKSNIKSLPGVMTIRGCAYAGSKGVVWGPIKDMVHISHGPVGCGQYSWAARRNYYIGTTGIDTFVTMQFTSDFQEKDIVFGGDKKLDKIIDEIQDLFPLNKGISIQSECPIGLIGDDIEAVSKKKSKEYEGKTIVPVRCEGFRGVSQSLGHHLANDAIRDWVFDRTDPNKRPEFVSTPYDVAIIGDYNIGGDAWSSRILLEEMGLRVIAQWSGDGTIAEIENTPKAKLNVLHCYRSMNYISRHMEEKYGVPWVEYNFFGPTMIEKSLREIASHFDDTIKAKAEEVIAKYKPLMQAVIDKFKPRLEGKTVMLYIGGLRPRHVIGAYEDLGMVVVGTGYEFGHNDDYQRTTHYIKDATLIYDDVTGYEFEHFVDKVKPDLVGSGIKEKYVFQKMGVPFRQMHSWDYSGPYHGYDGFAIFARDMDMAISSPIWGLTKAPWKS; encoded by the coding sequence ATGACCGCCACCGTTGAAGAGCGCAAGGCCAGCAACAAGGCCCTGATTGATGAAGTGCTGAAGGCCTATCCCGAAAAGATGGCCAAGCGCCGTGCCAAGCACCTGGGTACGTTTGAAGAGGGCAAGCCCGATTGCGGCGTGAAGTCCAACATCAAGTCCTTGCCTGGTGTGATGACCATTCGCGGTTGCGCCTACGCTGGCTCCAAGGGCGTGGTGTGGGGACCGATCAAGGACATGGTGCACATCAGCCATGGCCCCGTGGGCTGCGGCCAATACAGTTGGGCGGCTCGCCGCAACTATTACATCGGTACCACCGGTATCGACACCTTTGTGACCATGCAGTTCACCTCCGACTTCCAGGAGAAGGACATTGTGTTCGGTGGTGACAAGAAGCTCGACAAGATCATCGACGAGATCCAGGACCTGTTCCCCTTGAACAAGGGCATCTCCATCCAGTCCGAGTGCCCCATCGGTCTGATTGGTGACGACATCGAAGCCGTCTCCAAGAAGAAGAGCAAGGAATACGAAGGCAAGACCATTGTGCCGGTGCGTTGCGAGGGTTTTCGCGGCGTGAGCCAGTCGCTGGGTCACCACCTGGCCAACGACGCTATCCGTGACTGGGTGTTTGACCGTACCGATCCCAACAAGCGCCCCGAGTTTGTTTCCACCCCCTATGACGTGGCCATCATCGGTGACTACAACATCGGTGGCGATGCATGGTCCAGCCGCATCCTGTTGGAAGAAATGGGCTTGCGCGTCATCGCCCAGTGGTCCGGTGACGGCACTATTGCCGAAATCGAGAACACGCCCAAGGCCAAGCTCAACGTGCTGCACTGCTACCGCTCGATGAACTACATCAGCCGCCACATGGAAGAAAAGTATGGCGTGCCATGGGTCGAATACAACTTCTTCGGCCCCACCATGATCGAGAAGAGCCTGCGCGAAATCGCCAGCCACTTTGACGACACCATCAAGGCCAAGGCCGAAGAAGTGATCGCCAAGTACAAGCCTCTGATGCAGGCCGTGATCGACAAGTTCAAGCCCCGTCTGGAAGGCAAGACCGTGATGCTGTACATCGGTGGCCTGCGCCCCCGTCACGTCATCGGCGCTTACGAGGACCTGGGCATGGTCGTGGTCGGTACCGGCTACGAGTTCGGCCACAACGACGACTACCAGCGCACCACCCACTACATCAAGGACGCCACGCTGATCTATGACGACGTGACCGGCTACGAGTTTGAACACTTCGTCGACAAGGTCAAGCCCGACCTGGTGGGCTCCGGCATCAAGGAAAAGTATGTGTTCCAGAAGATGGGCGTTCCTTTCCGCCAGATGCACAGCTGGGACTATTCCGGCCCCTACCACGGCTACGACGGCTTTGCCATCTTCGCCCGTGACATGGACATGGCGATCAGCTCGCCCATCTGGGGACTGACCAAGGCCCCTTGGAAGTCCTGA
- the nifH gene encoding nitrogenase iron protein, which translates to MAKLRQIAFYGKGGIGKSTTSQNTLAALSDLGQKILIVGCDPKADSTRLILHAKAQDTILSLAAEAGSVEDLELEDVMKIGYKDIRCVESGGPEPGVGCAGRGVITSINFLEENGAYDGVDYVSYDVLGDVVCGGFAMPIRENKAQEIYIVMSGEMMAMYAANNISKGILKYANSGGVRLGGLVCNERQTDKELELAEALAGMLGSRLIHFVPRDNIVQHAELRRMTVIEYAPDSKQAGEYRTLAQKVHNNAGNGTIPTPITMDQLEDMLMEFGIMKTIDESEVGKKAAELAA; encoded by the coding sequence ATGGCTAAACTTCGGCAAATCGCCTTCTACGGCAAAGGCGGCATCGGCAAATCAACCACCTCTCAAAACACCCTGGCCGCACTGAGCGACCTGGGCCAGAAGATTCTCATCGTCGGCTGCGACCCCAAAGCCGACTCCACCCGTCTGATCTTGCACGCAAAGGCCCAGGACACCATTCTGTCCCTGGCTGCAGAAGCCGGTTCCGTGGAGGACCTGGAGCTCGAAGACGTGATGAAGATCGGCTACAAGGACATCCGCTGCGTGGAGTCCGGCGGTCCTGAGCCAGGCGTGGGATGCGCCGGCCGCGGCGTGATCACCTCGATCAACTTCCTCGAAGAAAACGGTGCCTATGACGGCGTGGACTATGTGTCCTATGACGTGCTGGGTGACGTGGTGTGCGGCGGCTTTGCCATGCCCATCCGTGAAAACAAGGCGCAGGAAATCTACATCGTCATGTCCGGCGAAATGATGGCCATGTACGCTGCCAACAACATCTCCAAAGGCATCTTGAAGTACGCCAACTCCGGCGGCGTGCGTCTGGGTGGCCTGGTCTGCAACGAGCGCCAGACCGACAAGGAACTGGAACTGGCCGAAGCACTGGCCGGCATGCTGGGCTCCAGGCTGATCCATTTCGTGCCACGCGACAACATCGTGCAACACGCCGAACTGCGCCGCATGACCGTGATCGAGTACGCACCCGACTCCAAGCAGGCCGGTGAGTACCGCACGCTGGCACAGAAGGTTCACAACAATGCGGGCAACGGCACCATCCCCACCCCCATCACCATGGACCAACTGGAAGACATGCTGATGGAGTTCGGAATCATGAAGACCATCGACGAGTCCGAAGTCGGCAAGAAGGCTGCTGAGCTGGCGGCCTGA
- a CDS encoding group II truncated hemoglobin, whose product MNPQPITAAQPTSRHFDLLGGEAVVVKLVDAFYRHMDARSDARGIRAMHAHDLTSTKTVLVRYLCEWLGGPQTYSERHGHPRLRMRHGGFAIGVAERDAWLACMDAALTDIGADPGLHQTLMTSFFKTADWMRNTGPHPATIATTTKDSS is encoded by the coding sequence ATGAATCCCCAGCCCATCACCGCCGCACAGCCGACTTCCAGGCACTTCGACCTGTTGGGCGGGGAAGCCGTCGTGGTGAAACTGGTGGATGCCTTCTACCGGCATATGGACGCACGTAGCGACGCGCGCGGCATACGTGCCATGCATGCGCATGACTTGACTTCGACCAAGACGGTACTCGTGCGCTACCTGTGCGAGTGGCTGGGTGGCCCGCAGACCTACAGCGAGCGCCATGGCCATCCGCGCTTGCGCATGCGCCATGGCGGCTTTGCCATTGGCGTGGCCGAACGCGACGCCTGGCTGGCCTGCATGGACGCCGCCCTGACGGACATCGGTGCGGACCCTGGCCTGCACCAGACGCTGATGACTTCCTTTTTCAAGACGGCCGACTGGATGCGAAACACCGGCCCCCATCCCGCAACCATCGCAACCACAACCAAGGACTCTTCATGA
- a CDS encoding NAD(+)--dinitrogen-reductase ADP-D-ribosyltransferase: protein MAYDDDTDLPHRWYASNLVGVPARVLASTDFNAHPTALAIAGTYEAHTALFHLLDSSRDLNEAHDMFVHYLTLAFGLRKPEAHEAQAMGAAEQRRWRSSWRKLLQGWGMDSNGPAGAVLKGWVESRFGLVPSFHKQPLLRFPSPAWVVYLQEKAASRYNNNNIHQQLDLLYTYCQWALRRIQQQDGTNAQHLRLWRGSNQCEEQVVAGRLQNRRCTVRLNNLVSFSLSQEDASCFGDWVLEVQVPIVKVLVFPELLPGQVLQGEQEVLALGGDYEVMARYA from the coding sequence GTGGCGTACGACGATGACACGGACCTGCCCCACCGCTGGTACGCCTCCAACCTGGTGGGCGTGCCAGCGCGGGTGCTGGCCAGCACCGACTTCAATGCGCACCCCACAGCACTCGCGATTGCCGGCACCTATGAGGCCCATACCGCCCTGTTTCATCTACTCGACAGCAGCCGCGACCTGAACGAGGCCCATGACATGTTTGTGCACTACCTGACCTTGGCCTTTGGACTGCGCAAACCCGAAGCCCACGAAGCACAGGCCATGGGTGCGGCCGAACAACGCCGCTGGCGCAGCAGCTGGCGCAAGTTGCTGCAGGGCTGGGGCATGGACTCCAACGGCCCGGCAGGCGCCGTGCTCAAGGGTTGGGTGGAGAGCCGCTTTGGCCTGGTACCCAGCTTTCACAAGCAGCCGCTGCTGCGCTTTCCCTCCCCGGCCTGGGTGGTCTACCTGCAGGAGAAGGCAGCCAGCCGCTACAACAACAACAATATCCACCAGCAGCTCGACCTGCTCTACACGTATTGCCAGTGGGCCCTTCGCCGCATCCAGCAGCAGGACGGCACCAACGCACAGCACCTGCGCCTCTGGCGCGGCAGCAACCAGTGCGAGGAACAGGTGGTGGCCGGGCGACTGCAGAACCGCCGCTGCACCGTGCGCCTGAACAACCTGGTGTCGTTCAGCCTGTCGCAGGAAGATGCCTCGTGCTTTGGCGACTGGGTGCTGGAAGTGCAGGTGCCCATCGTGAAGGTACTGGTGTTCCCCGAACTATTGCCCGGCCAGGTGCTGCAGGGCGAGCAGGAAGTGCTGGCCCTGGGTGGCGACTACGAAGTGATGGCGCGCTATGCCTGA
- the draG gene encoding ADP-ribosyl-[dinitrogen reductase] hydrolase: MPDLADRALGAYLGFAIGDALGATVEFMRPREIVQLYGVHRDIIGGGWLKLAAGQVTDDTTMSLALGEALLQGGNAALQGLMQGDDALVRSIGDAYGRWLKSKPVDCGNTCRRGIQRYLREGTLQGPYNPGDGGNGALMRNLPTVLATLHSESAFERLSMAQARLTHHHPFSDSATLGLGWLLRTLLRGADHSVCQLWTEKWIAENEVFRFTPYRERATAYVVDTVQTVLHFLTLHADFETAMVATVNQGDDADTTGALLGMLAGARCGASQLPRRWLDRLQPATRQAVTEQTVALLDLSHALAVP, encoded by the coding sequence ATGCCTGATCTGGCCGACCGCGCCCTGGGCGCCTACCTGGGTTTTGCCATTGGCGACGCGCTGGGTGCCACGGTGGAATTCATGCGGCCACGCGAGATCGTGCAGCTGTACGGCGTGCACCGCGACATCATTGGCGGCGGCTGGCTCAAGCTGGCTGCGGGTCAAGTGACTGACGACACCACCATGAGCCTGGCCCTGGGCGAGGCCTTGCTGCAAGGTGGCAACGCGGCCCTGCAAGGATTGATGCAGGGCGATGACGCGCTGGTGCGCAGCATTGGTGACGCTTATGGACGTTGGCTCAAATCCAAACCGGTGGACTGCGGCAACACCTGCCGCCGGGGCATACAGCGCTATTTGCGCGAAGGCACGCTGCAAGGCCCCTACAACCCCGGTGACGGCGGCAATGGCGCACTCATGCGCAACCTGCCCACCGTGCTGGCCACGCTGCACAGCGAATCCGCGTTTGAGCGCCTGTCCATGGCGCAGGCGCGGCTGACCCACCACCATCCGTTCTCGGACTCTGCAACGCTGGGCCTGGGCTGGCTGCTGCGTACCCTGCTGCGTGGCGCGGACCACAGCGTGTGCCAGCTTTGGACAGAAAAGTGGATCGCCGAGAACGAGGTATTCCGCTTTACACCCTACCGCGAGCGCGCCACTGCCTATGTGGTGGATACGGTGCAGACCGTGCTGCACTTTCTGACGCTGCACGCGGACTTCGAGACGGCCATGGTTGCCACCGTCAACCAGGGCGACGATGCCGACACCACCGGCGCACTGCTGGGCATGCTGGCCGGTGCACGCTGCGGCGCATCGCAGTTGCCCAGGCGTTGGCTGGACCGTTTGCAGCCTGCCACCCGGCAAGCCGTTACCGAGCAGACGGTTGCGCTGCTGGACCTTTCACATGCTTTGGCGGTTCCATGA
- a CDS encoding ArsC/Spx/MgsR family protein, producing the protein MTHILFFEKPGCGGNARQRRALEDAGHTLERRNLLTAHWTAETLLEFLAPLAVADWFNRAAPRVKSGEVQPDQLDREQALQLLLQEPLLIRRPLMQRADDQTRHVGFDTAAVHAWVGLGTNPATSTGEGCASPTERCATPLASSGATHATV; encoded by the coding sequence ATGACACACATTCTCTTTTTTGAAAAACCCGGTTGCGGCGGCAATGCACGGCAGCGCCGTGCGCTGGAAGATGCCGGCCATACCCTGGAGCGGCGCAATCTGCTGACCGCGCACTGGACGGCGGAGACACTGCTGGAGTTTCTGGCGCCACTCGCGGTCGCGGACTGGTTCAACCGCGCAGCGCCGCGCGTCAAGAGCGGTGAGGTGCAGCCGGACCAGCTCGATCGGGAGCAGGCGCTGCAACTGTTGCTGCAAGAGCCCCTGCTGATCCGCAGGCCGCTGATGCAGCGCGCGGACGACCAGACACGCCATGTCGGTTTCGATACCGCGGCAGTCCACGCCTGGGTCGGACTTGGCACGAACCCTGCAACGTCAACGGGCGAAGGCTGTGCCTCCCCCACCGAACGCTGCGCCACACCACTTGCATCTTCCGGAGCGACCCATGCCACTGTTTGA
- a CDS encoding zinc ribbon domain-containing protein — protein sequence MPLFDFHCPACGHDFETLVRHGDTPVCPQCQSSALEKCVSRISPAGKIEAIRMAHRRVAAAQGHFDHYSPSDKAKLLAGKKNI from the coding sequence ATGCCACTGTTTGACTTCCACTGCCCCGCCTGCGGCCACGACTTTGAAACCCTGGTGCGCCATGGCGACACGCCCGTGTGCCCGCAATGCCAGAGCAGCGCGCTGGAGAAGTGCGTCTCGCGCATATCGCCTGCGGGCAAGATAGAAGCCATCCGCATGGCACACCGCCGTGTGGCTGCAGCGCAAGGCCACTTCGACCACTACAGCCCGTCGGACAAGGCCAAGCTGCTGGCGGGCAAGAAAAACATCTAG
- a CDS encoding TetR/AcrR family transcriptional regulator → MALGRPRAFDKEVTLEKVVDVFWTHGYEGSSMAALTAATGLSKPSLYAAFGDKEQLFKTAFARYRARQSEFANKALAHPQVLAGVEALLMGLVDRQTQADKPHGCLMVHGNLVGTPESRQVREELQLHRRAVVSKLRERLRKAQAEGDFPADVNAADFALFITTLIQGLAVQAAGGASRKALHRVVTLSLQAWPSGD, encoded by the coding sequence ATGGCACTGGGGCGCCCTCGCGCGTTTGACAAGGAAGTGACGCTGGAAAAAGTTGTAGATGTGTTTTGGACACATGGATACGAAGGCAGTTCAATGGCAGCGCTCACCGCTGCAACGGGCTTGAGCAAACCATCGCTGTATGCGGCCTTTGGCGACAAGGAGCAATTGTTCAAGACGGCATTTGCCCGCTACCGCGCGCGTCAATCGGAATTCGCCAACAAGGCACTCGCCCATCCCCAGGTGCTTGCTGGGGTGGAAGCGCTTCTGATGGGCCTGGTAGACAGACAGACCCAGGCGGATAAGCCGCACGGCTGTCTGATGGTGCACGGAAACCTAGTGGGAACGCCCGAAAGCAGGCAAGTCCGCGAGGAGCTGCAGCTGCACCGCCGCGCGGTGGTGAGCAAGCTGCGTGAGCGATTGCGCAAGGCGCAGGCGGAAGGCGACTTTCCAGCGGACGTCAATGCTGCGGACTTTGCACTGTTCATCACCACGCTGATCCAGGGCCTGGCGGTACAGGCCGCAGGCGGCGCCTCGCGAAAGGCCCTGCACCGCGTTGTCACACTGAGCCTGCAAGCCTGGCCCAGCGGGGACTGA